A region from the Mya arenaria isolate MELC-2E11 chromosome 2, ASM2691426v1 genome encodes:
- the LOC128216102 gene encoding rho GTPase-activating protein 19-like has translation MSLVSSITQAVKTVPDLKKSITDPGFQVFHTKDLCEIESQRSGPTEAERGVVRLRDAMPEKIATFCKAHLSSLLHMDDHKLDEIVQTHITDHNANKKNATTILSKKKERSASSTALSKELVYAMSKFVDYLSQSENLKTEGIFRKTGNVARQRLLKGLVLGNTGDFNLNDNTFSPHDVATVLKQILSEMPDPLLTHKHYEAHLKIADMTKLCVSEQEEKRALEKQIKSLQMLMLLLPQENAAFLETLLKLLHRTASCPENKMTATSLGVVFAPSIVCPRKLSAEGLQSASGTLSNAITLMIENTDSIFKVPREIAADVANFWQERENPSMELLAAQDCNEEDRANIQKAKNRSSSAVNTVYMFAERKSPEEYKCAQDTKTVLSQLIAHVHSAKKLLKPLNRVGNVQKSNKKGNHSRSRSFGESIKKHLPLLSNVKLHNLRDDEELKLSVTSPVITENSVANITYLNTPYNKYTPVLRHSQAVHIVDLGAST, from the exons GATCTCAAGAAGAGCATCACTGATCCCGGGTTCCAGGTGTTTCATA CCAAAGACCTGTGTGAGATTGAGTCCCAAAGAAGCGGGCCGACCGAGGCAGAGCGCGGGGTAGTGCGTCTCCGTGACGCCATGCCGGAGAAGATAGCGACGTTCTGCAAGGCACACCTTTCCAGTCTTCTCCATATGGACGACCACAAACTCGACGAGATCGTTCAAACCCACATTACCGACCATAACGCTAACAAGAAGAATGCCACCACAATACTCTCTAAGAAGAAAG AGCGCAGCGCTAGCTCGACCGCGTTATCGAAGGAATTGGTGTACGCCATGAGTAAGTTTGTGGACTACCTCTCCCAATCAGAAAACCTCAAGACCGAGGGCATCTTCCGCAAGACTGGCAACGTGGCCCGCCAAAGACTTCTCAAGGGTTTGGTTCTTGGAAATACTGGTGACTTCAACCTGAACGATAACACGTTCTCCCCCCACGACGTGGCCACCGTCCTCAAGCAGATCCTCTCTGAGATGCCCGACCCTCTGCTCACTCACAAACATTACGAGGCTCACCTCAAAATAGCTG ACATGACCAAGTTGTGTGTTTCGGAGCAAGAGGAAAAGCGCGCACTGGAGAAGCAAATCAAGTCCCTTCAGATGCTGATGTTGCTGCTGCCCCAGGAAAACGCCGCATTCCTCGAGACCCTCCTAAAGCTGCTGCACCGCACCGCAAGCTGCCCAGAGAACAAGATGACCGCCACATCCCTCGGTGTCGTATTCGCACCTAGCATCGTCTGTCCCCGAAAGCTTTCCGCCGAGGGCCTTCAGAGCGCCTCTGGAACCCTGAGCAACGCCATCACGCTGATGATCGAGAATACGGATTCAATCTTCAAAGTCCCCCGCGAGATTGCAGCCGACGTAGCTAACTTCTGGCAGGAGAGGGAGAACCCGAGCATGGAGCTGCTCGCCGCTCAGGACTGCAACGAGGAGGACCGCGCAAATATACAGAAGGCGAAG AACCGCAGCTCGAGCGCCGTGAACACCGTCTACATGTTCGCGGAGAGAAAGTCGCCTGAGGAGTACAAATGCGCACAGGACACAAAGACTGTCCTGTCTCAGCTGATTGCCCATGTCCATTCTGCAAAGAAACTCCTTAAACCTTTAAACCGTGTCGGCAATGTGCAAAAGAGCAACAAGAAGGGAAACCATTCGCGCAGTAGGTCCTTCGGCGAATCAATAAAG AAGCACCTCCCCCTGCTGTCGAATGTCAAGTTACATAACCTGCGCGACGACGAAGAATTGAAGTTAAGCGTGACTTCCCCTGTCATCACCGAAAACAGCGTCGCCAACATCACATACTTAAATACCCCATACAATAAATACACACCCGTCCTG CGTCACAGTCAAGCTGTCCACATCGTCGACCTTGGTGCATCTACATGA